In a single window of the Candidatus Neomarinimicrobiota bacterium genome:
- a CDS encoding ABC transporter permease — MRIKAPKVRIFAALRVWQRNATVYKRTWKLNILPNFFEPFLYLLGMGLGLGAYITEMEGLPYINFIAPGLLISSIMWGATLETTYNVFVKMNFDRIYDGILSTPVNPKDLALGELFWGATRGTIYGGAFLSILFLFGMGLHWGILFIFPLIFIIGFMFATIGLLFTSMIKEIELFNYFFTLFLTPLFLFSGIFFPMNQLPQAIQLIAWFTPLFHGVELSRGIFNQVWSIELLEHLAWIIGVTILNTMVVLRAIHKRLYN; from the coding sequence TAAGAGAACCTGGAAATTGAATATCCTGCCCAACTTTTTTGAGCCCTTCCTCTATCTCCTGGGCATGGGTCTGGGTCTGGGTGCATATATCACCGAAATGGAAGGTCTTCCCTACATCAACTTTATTGCCCCTGGACTTCTGATTTCCAGCATCATGTGGGGTGCGACACTTGAGACCACCTACAACGTTTTTGTAAAAATGAATTTTGATCGAATCTATGATGGCATACTCTCCACACCTGTCAATCCCAAGGATCTGGCACTGGGAGAATTATTCTGGGGGGCGACGAGGGGAACCATTTATGGTGGTGCTTTTTTGTCCATCCTCTTTTTGTTTGGAATGGGACTGCACTGGGGTATCCTGTTTATTTTTCCTTTGATCTTTATCATAGGGTTCATGTTCGCCACCATCGGACTTCTGTTCACCTCAATGATCAAGGAAATCGAACTATTTAACTACTTCTTCACCCTCTTTCTCACACCCCTCTTTTTATTCTCGGGAATTTTCTTCCCCATGAATCAATTACCCCAGGCAATACAACTCATTGCCTGGTTTACCCCCCTTTTTCATGGTGTTGAATTAAGCCGAGGAATTTTTAATCAGGTGTGGAGCATTGAATTACTTGAGCATCTCGCCTGGATCATCGGAGTCACCATCCTGAACACCATGGTAGTGCTCCGAGCCATTCATAAAAGGTTATATAACTGA